The DNA region CAGTAGGCGTTTTAATCAAAAAAAATATTACAGTTATTGTTGAGGCAGGAGCAGGCGAAACTGCATTTGCCGGTGATGATGATTATATAAAAGCCGGGGCACAGATCAAGAGCCGTGAAGAGGTTATTCAGTCTTCTGAAATTTTGCTGAGTATTCATGCACCTGATAACGTGAAGTCTAAAATTCTTATTGGTACTTTTTTTCCATTGTTTAATAAAGACCTGATGAAACAATGGGCTTCAGAAAGTGTCACATGTTTTTCCATGGATATGCTACCTCGTACTACCCGTGCCCAGGCAATGGATGTATTAAGTTCACAAGCAAATATTGCGGGTTATAAAGCTGTGTTGACTGCTGCTAATTTATACAGCAGGTATTTTCCTATGTTCATGACAGCAGCAGGAAGTATTGCACCGGCAAAAATTCTGATTCTAGGTGCAGGTGTTGCAGGCTTGCAGGCAATTGCAACTGGAAGAAGATTGGGTGCGGTAGTAGAAGTATTTGATACAAGACCTGCAGTGAAGGAAGAAGTATTGAGCCTCGGTGGAAAATTCATTGAAGTGGAAGGAGCAGCGGATGCAAGTAAGGCAGGAGGTTATGCTGTTGAACAATCAGAAGAATATAAACAGAAACAACAGCAACGAATAGCAGAGAGTATTGCGAAGGCAGATATTGTTATTACCACTGCACAGATACCCGGTAAAAAGGCCCCGATATTGATAACAGAAGAAATGATGAAAGGAATGCGCAAAGGAAGTGTGATCATTGATATTGCAGCATCAACGGGTGGTAATACACCATTCACAAAAAATAATGAGACTGTTATGCACAATGGTGTAAGCATTGTTGGTAATAGCAGTTTGCAAAGCACTATGCCATCCGATGCAAGTAAATTGTATGGAAAAAATATCCTGAACTTTCTTGCATTGATAACAACTAAGGAAGGAGAACTGAATCTTAACTGGGAAGATGATCTTGTAAAAGGTACCTGCATTACGCATGGAGGAGAAGTGACGAATGAGAGAGTGAAAAATTGATAATTAAAAAATTGCGAATAGTATGAACACATTTTTAAACTGGATAACCGAACATCAGCAAACGATCTATATCGTGATCCTGATGATTTTTGTAGGTATAGAAGTGATTGGTCGTGTGCCAAGTGTATTGCATACTCCGCTAATGAGTGGTGCTAATGCAATTCATGGTGTAGTAATTATCGGGGCTATTATTGTAATGGGAAAAGCAGAGAGTGATAATTATTTAGCATTAGTAATGGGATTTTTAGCCGTAGTGCTGGGAACATTAAATGTTGTAGGCGGGTTTGTTGTTACAGACAGGATGTTGGAAATGTTTAAGAAAAAGAAATGATACCCCTGTCCCCTAAAGGGGAACTTAGGTCGGAGATTCTTTTTTTAATTTGAAACTAGTTCTTAAAAAAATATTTAAATCAATTGTTCACTTACTGCTTTTAGGGCCGTGAGTGGCAAGTCTTCCCTTTAGGGGAGATTTAGAGGGGCTTATTTATGGAACTTAATATACTTACAGTTTGCTATCTGATCGCTTCGGTTACTTTTATTCTCGGTTTGAAGATGCTTTCCAATCCTGCTTCTGCCCGCAGAGGAAATCTTATTGCAGCAGGCGGTATGACCATCGCTATATTCGGAACTATTTTTTTGTATCGTGACGAAACAGGCAGCCGGTTGCATAATTATGTTTGGATATTTGCCGGCATTATCATTGGTACTGTTATGGGAACACTGATGGCGAAAAAGGTAAAGATGACAGCCATGCCGGAAATGGTGAGTTTGTTTAATGGTATGGGTGGCGCCTGTGCTGCATTGATATCTGCAGCCGAGTTCTATCATATTTATAAAGCTAATGAAGGTGCTTCATCAACACCATTTTCTGAGTTTGCACCAGCAGGTTATTTTATAACTATTGCTGCAGGCGCAATTATCGGAACAGTTTCTTATACCGGAAGTATTATTGCCTGGGGCAAGCTGAATGGAAGAGTTAAAGATTTTTCATTTAAGGGGCAGCATATTATAAATATTGCTCTGTTTATTGTCATCATCGTATTAACAGTAATTGCTTACCGTTCTACGATTGGCGGCTTATTACTCCCATTTTTTCTTATTGGTTTTTTTGCATTTGTGTACGGGATATTATTTGTGTTGCCGATCGGTGGGGCTGATATGCCGGTTGTAATTTCTTTATTAAATTCTTTTACAGGAGTAGCTGCCGCATGCGGTGGTTTTTTGTATGATAATAAAGTAATGCTTACCGGAGGTATTCTTGTCGGGGCTGCAGGTACTTTGCTTACGATGTTGATGTGTAAAGCAATGAACCGCTCATTGGCCAATGTTTTGATCGGTTCATTTGGTGGTGGTGGCGCCGCTGCTGCATCGGGTGTAAAAAAAGAGCAAGGTGCCTATAAAGAAATTACATTGAGTGATACAGCGGTACTGATGACTTATGCGAATAGAGTAATTATTGTTCCCGGTTATGGATTGGCTGTTGCACAGGCACAGCATGCTTGTCATGACCTTGAAAAAATATTGACTGATAAAGGTGTTGATGTAAAATATGCAATACACCCGGTTGCAGGTCGTATGCCAGGTCATATGAATGTGTTGCTGGCCGAAGCCGATGTGAGCTATGATTTGTTGAAAGAAATGGAAGAAGCCAATGAAGAATTTCCCTCAACAGATGTGGTGCTGGTATTAGGAGCTAACGATGTGGTGAACCCGGCTGCGAAAACAGATCCGGCATCACCAATTTATGGAATGCCGATACTGGATGTGGAACTGGCGAAGAATGTAATTGTAAATAAGCGAAGCATGAAGCCCGGCTA from Bacteroidota bacterium includes:
- a CDS encoding NAD(P) transhydrogenase subunit alpha; this encodes MNTFLNWITEHQQTIYIVILMIFVGIEVIGRVPSVLHTPLMSGANAIHGVVIIGAIIVMGKAESDNYLALVMGFLAVVLGTLNVVGGFVVTDRMLEMFKKKK
- a CDS encoding Re/Si-specific NAD(P)(+) transhydrogenase subunit alpha, whose amino-acid sequence is MTIGVLKEPSHESRVSLLPEAVGVLIKKNITVIVEAGAGETAFAGDDDYIKAGAQIKSREEVIQSSEILLSIHAPDNVKSKILIGTFFPLFNKDLMKQWASESVTCFSMDMLPRTTRAQAMDVLSSQANIAGYKAVLTAANLYSRYFPMFMTAAGSIAPAKILILGAGVAGLQAIATGRRLGAVVEVFDTRPAVKEEVLSLGGKFIEVEGAADASKAGGYAVEQSEEYKQKQQQRIAESIAKADIVITTAQIPGKKAPILITEEMMKGMRKGSVIIDIAASTGGNTPFTKNNETVMHNGVSIVGNSSLQSTMPSDASKLYGKNILNFLALITTKEGELNLNWEDDLVKGTCITHGGEVTNERVKN
- a CDS encoding NAD(P)(+) transhydrogenase (Re/Si-specific) subunit beta translates to MELNILTVCYLIASVTFILGLKMLSNPASARRGNLIAAGGMTIAIFGTIFLYRDETGSRLHNYVWIFAGIIIGTVMGTLMAKKVKMTAMPEMVSLFNGMGGACAALISAAEFYHIYKANEGASSTPFSEFAPAGYFITIAAGAIIGTVSYTGSIIAWGKLNGRVKDFSFKGQHIINIALFIVIIVLTVIAYRSTIGGLLLPFFLIGFFAFVYGILFVLPIGGADMPVVISLLNSFTGVAAACGGFLYDNKVMLTGGILVGAAGTLLTMLMCKAMNRSLANVLIGSFGGGGAAAASGVKKEQGAYKEITLSDTAVLMTYANRVIIVPGYGLAVAQAQHACHDLEKILTDKGVDVKYAIHPVAGRMPGHMNVLLAEADVSYDLLKEMEEANEEFPSTDVVLVLGANDVVNPAAKTDPASPIYGMPILDVELAKNVIVNKRSMKPGYAGIENDLFFQKKTSMLFGDAKKVLQDLIGEIKNL